The Arthrobacter burdickii genomic interval GCTGCTGCTGCAGCTACCCCTGCCACCGTTGCTGCCGCGGCGAGCCCGACCCCTGCAGCGACCTTGCCGGACACACCGGCCTTGCCGCTGTCGCCCCGCGACTGCTCGGCGTCCTCGACGGTGGGAGTTCCGGGCTGTCCGGCCACGGTGCCGCGCCAGGCGCCGGTGGAGTAGCTCTCCGACTCGATGAATGTCTTGAACTTCTGGAGGTCGGCCTTCGCCTGGTTCTCGACGACGTTCAGCTTGTCGCCGACCTTCTCGACGAGTCCCTCGGGCTCGTATTCCAGCACCAGGTTGACGCGGGTCGTCCCGCCGAGGTCCTCGAAGGAGACGGTGCCTGCATTGGTCGCACCCTCCGTAGCCGCCCACGAGACCTTCCGGTCCGGTACCTGCTCGAGGATACGTGCTTCCCACTGGCGGCGGATCCCGCCGATCTCCGCGACCCACTCGAGGCGGTCGTCGCTGAGCTGGGTGATCTGCTTGATGCCGCCCATGAAGTGCGGGAATTCCTCGAACTGCGTCCACTGGTTGTACACGGTCGTCACTGGAAGATTCACTACAACGGTTTCTTCGACCTTCGTGGTCATCTTGCCCTCCTTGGCTGGTGGGATACGTGCGCTGATTCATCAGCATGCTTAGCATATGGTGTGCGCCGGGGATATGGCCAGTACCGGGCACGCCCGGCGTGTTGCCGGACGAGCCGGACGACGATGCCCGACGAGCCGCGCGACGATTCCGGGCCCCGGCCGAGGTCGGCCCGCAGGCGGATCGGACGCCTGCTGCCTCCGGGTCCTCAGGAGGGCAGGTCGCCGACGTCCGCATACCTGCGGCGCCAGTCCCTGCCCTCCTCCCCGCCGTACAGGGTCCAGTACTCGCGGCCCGAGCTGATGACGCCGTCGGCCACGGTCCAGATCGACACGACGCGGAAGATGCCGACGTCCTCCTGCGGCACCTGGACCTCGGACACCACCACCTCGCCGGCGGAGTAGACGTTCAGGACGTCGATGCTCCAGCCGTTCGGACGCTCGGAATTCACGGCCACCATGTTGTCCCGGCCTCGGATGACCTCGCGCGTGACGGGCCAGAACACCTCCACGTCCTCGGCCAGTACCTGACCGACGGCCTTCCAGTCCCTGCTCCACACCGACGACCAGTACCGCCGGATCACCTCGGTACATTCCATGGGCCGATGCTACCGCCGATGCTACGGCCGGGCGTCGCCGCTCAGGGAGCCCAGGTGCAGCGCGACGTTCGCCTCGAAGCCTTCGATGGTCCGTGCGATGGCGTCCGCCGACGGGGTGTCCCAGATGTCCTGGTTGAAGAGCTCCACCTCGATGTCACCGGCATAGCCGGCCGCCTTCACGGCATGGGTGATCGCAGCGAAGTCGATGACGCCGTCGCCCGGGTAGTGGCGGGACAGCAGGACGTCCGCGGCGAGGGGGGTCTTCCAGTCGCAGACCTGGTAACTCGCGATCCGACCTTCCGCACCTGCCCGCGCGACCTGCTCGAACAGCTCCGGATCCCACCAGACGTGGAAGGTGTCGACAACCACTCCGACCACCGAGGAGGAGAAGGGCGAGGCGAGATCGAGGGCCTGCTTCAGCGTGGAGATGACGGCCCGGTCGGAGGCGTACATCGGATGGAGCGGTTCGAGGGCGAGCGTCACCCCTGCGGCCTGGGCGTCGGCCGCCAGCTCCCCGAGGGCGTCCTGCACCATCGCACGGGCTCCTGCGAGGTCCTTCGATCCCTGCGGGATACCGCCGGCGACCATCACGAGGACCGCGGCGGAACCGGCGGCACCGGCAGCCGCGAGCTGGGCGGTCTCCTCGATCGCCCTGCGGTTGTCATCCATCGCGGCGCGGCGTGCACGGCCCTCCGGCACGGTGAAGAAGCCGCCGCGGCAGAGGCTGGAGAACCGCAGTCCCGAATCGGCGAGCAGCCGTGCGGCCTCGGGCAGGGAGGCTGCCTCCACGGAATCGCGCCACAGGCCGATGCTGGTGATGCCGGCATCGGCGGTCACCCGGAGCGCTTCGCGAAGGGGGGCGTACTTGATGGTGGCCTGGTTGATCGACAGGCGCTCGTTCGGTGTCATGCCGCCACCCCGCTCACGCGCAGCAGTGCGTGCCAGCGATCACGGGCCAGCTCCGGTTGTTCGAGCGCCCCGCACTGGTTCGCGAGGCGGACGATCTCCGACAGGTGCGGCAGGCTGCGGGCCGCGTGCAGACCGCCGACCATCCCGACGCCGGGCTGGTGCCCGTTGAGCCAGCTGAGGAAGGCCACACCCGTCTTGTAGTAGAACGTCGGCGCCGCGAAGATCTGCCGTGAGAGTGCTTCGGTGGGGCCGAGGATCCGTGCGTACGCGTCCGGGTCACCGGCGTCGAGCGCCTGGACGGCCGCCGAAGCGTGCGGACCGAGCGCGGCGAAGGCGCCGAGGAGCGCGTCGGAGTAGCCCGACGCATCCCCGCCGATGAGTGAGACGTAGTTGAAGTCGTCCCCGGTGAACATGCGTGCGGGCGCGTTGAGCTGTGCGCGCACCGCCCGTTCCGAGTCTGCATCGAGCAGGCTCATCTTGACGCCCGCCACCTTGTCGGGAGAGTTGGCGATGATCTTGAGCAGGGTCGAGGACGCCGTGTCGGTGTCCGCCGAGCCGAAGTAGGTGCCGAGCTCGGGGTCGAAGGCGCTGCCGAGCCAGTGCAGGATCACGGGGGCGCCGGCCGCAGCCAGCACCTCGGAGTACACCCGCTGGTAGTCCTCGGCGGTCCGTGCGGCGCGGGCGAGGTGCCGGCTCGCCATCAGGACCACGGATGCGCCTGCGTCCTCGGTGAAGTGGAGCTGGTCCTTGTAGGCGTCGATCACGGCGTCGAGGGAGATCACCGGGTCCTCGACGTGGTCCGTGTTCACGCCGGCGACGAGGGCGCCGCCGACGGAACGGGCCTCGGCAGCACTGCGCGCTATGAGTTCGCGGGTCGCGGCGGGGTCGAGCCCCATGTTGCGCTGGGCGGTGTCCATCGCGTCCGCGACGCCGAGCCCCCAGGACCACAGATGGTGCCGGAACGCGAGGGTCGCATCCCAGTCGAGGTCCGCGGCGGCGCCGGGCACGTTCTCCGCCGTCGTGCGGGGGACCACGTGGGCCGCCGCATACACGGTCCGGCTGGACAGGGGCGCGGTCGGCTTCGAGAACGACGGCGCGGGACGGAGTTCGACGGCGGAGACGGTCCCCGCCGCATCGACGAGGGTGATCATGCCAGCGTGACCGCTTCCTCGAGGGGGAGCACGGCCGTGCGCACGTCCTGCAGTTCCAGGCGGCGCCCGGAGCGGGAGCTCTCGAGTCCCTGCTCCGCGAGGTACATTCCGCGGGCACCGGCGAGGAAGTCGTACGGGTGCGGCCCGTCCTCCAGGACGTGGCGCAGGAACTCCTCCCACTGGGTCTTGAAGCCGTTCTCGAACACCTCGTTGGTGGGGACGTCGATCCAGTCGGCGTCGTAGTCGTGCGTGTCCTCGAGGTCCGGGTTCCAGACCGGCTTCGGCGTGGCGTTGCGCGGCTGGATCTTGCAGCCGAACAGCCCGACGACGGCCGAGCCGTGCGTGCCGTCCACCTGGAACTGCACGAGCTCGTCGCGGTTCACCCGGACGGTCCAGCTCGAGTTGAGCTGAGCGACGATGCCGCCCTCCAGCTCGAAGACGGCGTAGGCGGCGTCGTCGGCGGTGGCCCGGTAGGGGTGGCCCTGCTCGTCGACGCGCTCGTCGATGTGCGTGACCGCGCGGGCGTAGACGGACTCGACCTTGCCGAAGAGGTTCTCCAGGACGTAGCTCCAGTGCGGGAACATGTCGACGACGATGCCGCCGCCGTCCTCCGTGCGGTAGTTCCAGCTGGGGCGCTGGGCGTCCTGCCAGCCGCCCTCGAAGACCCAGTAGCCGAACTCGCCGCGCACCGAGAGGATGCGGCCGAAGAATCCGGAGTCCACGAGGCGCTTGAGCTTCTGCATGCCCGGCAGGTACAGCTTGTCGTGCACCACGCCGTTCTTGATGCCGGCCGCTTCGGCCAGGTTCGCGAGCTCGAGGGCATCGGCGGCCGTCTCGGCCGTGGGCTTCTCGGTGTAGATCGCCTTGCCGGCGGCGATGGCCTTCCGGATGGCCGCGGACCGGGCCTTGGTCACGAGGAAGTCCGCGTAGATCTCCCAGGTCGGGTCCGCCAGGACGCTGTCGAGGTCGGTCGAGTAGTGCTCGATGCCGTGCTTCGCGGCGAGTTCGGCGAGCTTCGCCTCGTTGCGGCCCACCAGGATCGGTTCCACCTGGACCCGGCTGCCGTCGGAGAGGAGGACTCCTCCCTGGTCCCGGATGGCGAGGATGGAGCGGACCAGGTGCTGCCTGTATCCCATCCGTCCTGAGACGCCGTTCATGATGATTCCGATTGTCCTCGTCGACATTGATGCTCCTCTTGGCTCCGGCAGCGCGGAAAGCGCTTACCGAGAGTGTAGGGGAAGAAGCAGGGAGGGGCAATATGCGAGGAGGAGGTCAGGTGCCGTCGGCCCGGCGGGGGATGTCGCGGCGGGTGCACTGGTCCGGGCGGACCCACGCTTCCCGGGCGATCGAGAATTCGACCCACTGGGCGAGCACGGCGGAGCCGGTCCATGCCATCGCGAATCCGCGCACGGTCTGCCGTGAGCCGTTCGGGTACTCGAGGTCCACCCAGAGCGCAGGGGCGGGGGAGGCGGACTCGGTGATGGGGCCGGTGGGCGCTTCCAGCTGGAGCGGGGGTACGAACACGTGCGTCGTCGGTGGAAGTCCGTGCCAGCCGGCCGCACTAGCCACGCGGGGCTGCCCGGACGGGGGAGTGCGACGGCGGCTTGTCCATGCGACCACTCTACGAGGGAGCCGGTCCGCCGGGTGTCGGCCGGGTGCGCAGATCTGGAGAGGGGGCAGCGCCGAGTGTGGCGCGGGGAGTGGCGCCAGGAGGAAGGCCTGCCGGCAGGAAGCCGTCAGGCGGCGCGCGACGGCGGCTTCAGCTCGCGGCGGCGGCAGCGCGCCGCGTCCACCCACGCCTCGCGGGCCCGGGAGTATTCGATCCACTGCGCGAGGACCGCCGTCGCCGTCCAGGCCATGGCGAAGCCCTTCTGTGTCCGCGTGGAGCCATCGGGGTAGTCGAGGTCGACCCAGAGCGCCGGTGACCTGACGGGCTCGGTGATGCCGCTCTCCGGTGCTTCGAGCTGGAGCGGTGGGCTGTACCTGTCGGCGCTGGGTGGGATGCCGTGCCATCCCGGTCGTTCTGCCATGCGACGAGGGTACGCCGCAGCTCCGACACGATGGGAAGGGGCTGGGGCGACCCGGGAGTTGCGGTCGGGGTCGGGGCTACTCCGCGTCCCCGGATCCCGAATGGGCACGGATGAGTTCGTCGCTGAAGGGAGCCCGTCGCCTCGGCGGGAGGTCGTCGATGAGCTCGTTCACCGCAAGGGCGAGCAGATCGCACTCGAGGGAGGGCAGGGGCATGAGGCCCGCCAGGTAGGCCTCGATCTCGTATTCGTCGACCTCACCGCTCAGGGAGAAGTAGTGCAGCCACACCTCGCCGGTCGTGAAGCCGGATTCGACGACGGCCGCGTTGATGAGCGCCCGCTGTTCCTCCGCGTGCGGGAAGCTGATCACAGAGCGCCCCTTCCACCTGGGGAACCATGCCCGTTCACGATGTCCGCGGTCAGCTGGCCGAACGGAATGCCCGTGCTGCGCGCACGGGCGGTGAGAGCGGCCAGCGCCTCGGCCTCGGTGAGCCCCTCGCGCTGCATGAGGATTCCCTTCGCGATGCCGACGAGGTCCCGCGACCGGAGGGACCCGCGCAGTTCACTGCTGATCCGCGTCGACGTCTCCGACGTCTGCACGTGGCCGAGCAGGGCCGAGGCCGCAACCGACAGGCTCGTGAGGCGGGCACGGTCGGCGTCGTCGAATGCGGCGGGCACGGTCGAGTACACCTTCATCGCGCCGAGGGAGTCGCGGCCCCGCAGCAGCGGGACACTGAAGCACGACCTCACCCCCGCTTCGGCCGCCGCGGCGCTCCACCGCGGAAACCGCTGGTCGATGGACGTGTCCTCGATGGTCACGGGCGACCGGGTGGACCATGCCGTCAGGCACGGTCCCTCGCCCAGTCCGTACTGCAGGTCATCGGCAGTGCGCACGAGGGCGTCCGTCGCGCCGACACTCGTCCGCTGCGCTTCGTGGATGAGCGAGACGCCGGCGCCCGACGCGTTCGGCGTCGTCTCCTGCGCGACCTGGGCAAGGAGGTCCACGGCATGCTGCGCCGTCTCCTGCGTCAGTACCAGTCCGCGGATGCGACCGAGCGTCGCACCCAACTCATTGGAGGGAGGGTATGGATCCATCAGTAGCCTCGAACTTTAGGCCAGGCTTGATCCTGGCGCCGCGGGCCTTCTGCTAGACCACGATCGTGCGTTGCCGACGATCCGCTGGTCCCATCCTAGCCGTGTGGGAGCGCACCGGATGCCGGTGCGGGAATGATTGTTGCGGTAGCCGTCTCGCCGGGGCGGAACTAGGCGGTTCCTGGCGCGGCGAGGTGCCCAAACCATGATTTCGTATCCTGTAGCCGGGTCTCTGGATAGGATTGGCGCGACGATGTCACCGTCGCCGCATCCGCGGACAGTCCGGTCCGGAGGGGTGGCACCGTTCCGCCGTTGATCCACGATGTGGAAGGTACCCGCAGCGCCATGACGAAGAACGATTTGCAGAAGATCCGTGTTGCCGCAGCGGACAAGGAGGACGTCGAGTTCGAGCTCGACCGCGCTGAGCTGGTGTTGAAGGAGGCCGTCGCGGAGGCCATCAGCCACGGTGAGGACATCCGGGCCGTCGCGGAGGTGGCCGAACTGCCCCTCGACGACGTCGTGAAGCTGGCGGCCCCGGACGTCGAGCCCGACCCGATCCGGCCCCTCTGAGCCCAGGCCTACCGCCGGGGCGTGCTGCCCCGGATGATCGTCTCGGTGGGGATGGGCTCCGGACCGCCGCCGGCATCCGAAGCGCCGTGCGCCGATCCGGTGGCCAGCTGGAGTGCGCGACGGCCCACGTCTTCGAGGGGGATGCGCACGGTGGTGAGGGCGGGCGTGATGTCCCGCACCGTCGGGATGTCGTCGAAGCCTGCGACGCCGATTCCCTCTCCCGGCGCGATCCCGGCATCGCGCAAGGCCGACACGACGCCGACGGCCATGACGTCGTTCACCGCGAACACCAGGTCCACCCGGGCTCCTGACGCCAGGAGGTCCTGGGCGCCGCGATAGCCGCCGTCGCGTGTGAAGTCCGAGTGGATGATGCGCTCGGCAGGCAGGGAGATCCCGTGCTCGGCCAGTCCCTCCGAGAAACCCTCAAGACGTTCCTGGGCCGTCCGGATCTCGGCCGGCCCGGCGATGACGGCGAAGTCGCGGTACCCGAGCTCGGCCAGTGCGACCGCGAGGTTCCGGGCCCCGCCCCGGTTGTCGAGCAGCACCGTCGCGAAGGGGGCAGCGTCCTGGCTGATGAAGGCGACTTTCCCGCCGGTGTCCTCGAAGGAGGACAGCTCGCTCCGCAGCTGGACCTCGAACGCCGCCCCTGTGGTCCTGGAGCCGGCGAGGATCATCACGCGGGGACGCTGTCCGCGCAGTGCCCGCACCGTGTCCAGTTCGCGCTGCGCGTCGCGGCCCGTGACGGCGATGGTCACCACGAGCCGTTCCTCGCTCGCCGCATCGATGACTCCGGCCGCGATGCTGGAGAAGTAGGGGTCCGCGATGTCGGCCACGAGCAGGGCCACGGTGGTGGTGCTGCCCTTGGCCACGGCCTGCGCGAACAGGTTGGTCGTGTATCCGAGCCGCTGGGCCGCCTCGAGGACGCGCTGGCGGTAGTCCTCGTTCACCTTGCGCGCACTGCCGTTCAGGGACCGAGACGCCGTCGCCAGGGAGACCCCCGCTTCCCTGGCGACGTCGTGCAGCGTCGCGGGACTCTTGCTTGCCGGTGCCGACATTGCTCTCCTGACGGTGTGGGCATCGGCCGCTCTGCCGATACCCAGGGGAATTCCGGAAAGGGCCATTCTCGCACGGCGGGAAACCGGGCCCGGGTCGCCGCGCCCCGTTCGGTAAGCGCTTTCTCTGTTAGTGTTTCCGGAACCGTATTCCTGTTCCCGTTGGAGGATCCGTGCCCCCGTCCAGTCCGGCAACTGAACCCGCCGCTGCCGTCCGGATGCCCCTGCGGGCCGCGATCCTGGGCACCGGCGCTGTCGCGCACCTCCATGCCGAAGCCCTGCACCTCCTGCCGGGCGTGGAGCTGGTCGCCGCCGCTGATCCGTCCCGGAGCCACCTCGCGGCCTTCGCCGAGACGTACGGACTGCCGTCCCGCTACCCGTCCCTGGAAGATCTCCTCGAAGGGGAGAGCATCGACGTCCTGCACGTCTGCACACCTCCGGGAGGCCATGCCGAGCAGGCGGCAGCCGCCTTCGCGGCAGGTGCCCATGTGGTCGTCGAGAAGCCCGCAGCACTCAGCCTCGCCCAGCTCGATGCCATGGTCGACGCCGGTCGCGCAGCGGACCGGGGCCTCGCCGTCGTGTTCCAGCAGCGCTCGGGAACCGCCGCCGCCCATGTGAAGGCGCTGCTGGACTCGGGCGTCCTGGGGCGCCCGCTCTCAGCGCTCTGCCAGACGCAGTGGTACCGGACGGCCGAGTACTTCGCCGTCCCGTGGAGGGGCACCTGGGCCACGGAGGGTGGGGGCACCACGCTCAGCCATGGCAGTCACCAGGTGGACCTGCTCGCGTACCTGCTGGGGGAGTGGTCCGCAGTGCACGCGACGATGTGGCGCCTCGACCGCGACGTCGAGACCGAGGACCTCTCGCACGCGTCCCTCGTCTTCGCATCGGGTGCCGTCGCGTCGGTGGTGTCCACGGTCCTCGCGCCGCGGCAATCCAGCCTCCTCCGCATCGACACGGAGAACGCGACGATCGAGCTCGAGCACCTGTACGGCCACGGCCACGCCCACTGGACCATCACCCCGGCGCCCCACGTCGATGACGAGACGGCGGGATCCTGGGCGCTGCCCGGACAGGAGGTGCCGAGCGGGCACGACGCCCTCTTCGCCGGGATCTACGCGTCGCTCACCGCCGGGCGCGGCATGCCGGGCATCGTGGCGCATCCCGCCCGCGCCCTGGAGATCGTCACCGGCATGTATGCCTCCGCGCGGGAGGGCCGCTGGGTCATGAGGGAGGACCTGGCGGACCCCGCGCTGCGCGGAAGCCTGTCCGCGCACGTGATCGAGGGCCGGCCCGGGGTCCTGTCCGCCGGTCCGTCATGACCGACCCGGTGACCCTCACGGCGGGAGGGCGGGATGCCGGCATCCTGCACGACGGCGCGGGAGAACCGGACCAGCATTCGCCCCGGCCCTTCCTGCATCCGGTACCGACACCCGGCGGGCTTTCCGTCAGCGATTACCGACCCGCCGACCACCCCTGGCACTGGGGCCTCGGCATCGCCGTCTCGAACATCGCCGTCGCCGGGCAGGCCCACCCGGTCAACCTGTGGGGCGGCCCGACCTACAGCGACGGGCAGGGCTACGTACAGCTGCCGAACAACGGCTCGCAGCGGGTGCGCAGGACCGTGCGCGAGCGGGACGGGGTGGTCCAGCACATCGACTGGCGCGCGGCGGACGGGAGCAGCTTCCTGGCGGAGGAGCGGACCTGGCACGCGGAGAACCTGACCGCCGCCGGCTCGGAGTGGATCCTCACCTCCGTGCGGAGCAGGTGGGCCAACACCAGCGGGGGGAGGCTCGCCTTCGGGAGCCCGACGACGGCGGGCCGCCCGGACGCGGGCTACGGTGGTTTCTTCCTGCGCCTCCCGGCATCATTCGACGGAGCGGCGATCATCGCGGGATCGGCCGACGGCGCCGGTTCCATTCCCGAAGTCGAGGCCATGGGGGGCAGGCGCCCCTGGCTGGGGCTCCGGTCGGAGACCGCATCGGTCCTCATGGTCCCTGGGACCGGCAATCCGGGAGGCCCCACCCCGTGGTTCGTCCGCAGCACAGGCACCCCCATGCTGTGCGCGGCGCCGTTCTTCCATCACGAGGTGCACCTGGCGGCCGGCGAGGTGCTGGACTGGAGCTGGTCCCTCCTCGCAGCGGACGGACCGGTGCCGGATGACGGGTTCGCCACGGCGGCCCAGCAGGCCCGGGCGGCCGGAGGAGCTGCAGGGGTGGTCCGGCCCTAGGCCGGGCCATGGCCCTGACCTACGACGGAACCCATCGCCCCCGTAAGCTCGAACTGCTCGACGGGCTGCCGGGCAGGGTGCAGCTCGCGGCCGGGGGCTAGGAGCGCCCCGATCCGCCGGCCCGGATCCGGTGCGCTACAGCCCGAGCGGTTCCAGGGCGGGAAGCTCGGCCCGGGCTCGCGAGCGAGCCTCCGCCGCCGTCGGTGCGGCTACCGCAATACCGGCGATCCGCTGCGCCTCGGCGAGGGTCACGCTGTTCAGGACCGCGCCGACACCGGCGAGGGCCCTCGGGGTCATGGACAGGGTCGAGACGCCGAGTCCCACGAGGACGACGGCGAGGGCGGGATCCGCTGCAGCCTCGCCGCACACACCCACGGGCTTCGCGTGCCCTTCGGCGGTGCTGCCTTCGACGGTCAGTTTGACCATGCGGAGGACCGCGGGCTGCCAGGAGTTGTTGAGGGCGGCGAGGGAGCCGAGCTGGCGGTCCGCGGCCATCGTGTACTGCGTGAGGTCGTTCGTGCCGAGGCTCGCGAAGGACACCGCGCCGAGGATGGCCTCGGCCATCAGGGCAGCCGACGGAACCTCGACCATGACGCCGGGGGTCTGCAGGCCGGCGTTGCTGCACAGCTTGGCGAAGTCCGCGGCCTCCTCGGCCGTGGAGATCATGGGTGCCATGACCCACACGTCCGCGGTGGCCTGGGAGGCGGCTTCGGCGATGGCGCTGAGCTGACGCTCCAGGACCCCTGGGGACGTGAGGTCGGTGCGGTAGCCGCGGACACCCAGTGCCGGATTCGGCTCCGTGGAGTCCGTGAGGAAGGGGAGGGGCTTGTCGGCGCCGGCATCCAGTGTGCGGACCACGACCTTCTTGCCGGGGAAGGCGTCGAAGACGCCCTTGTACGCCTCGATCTGCTCCTCCGCCGTCGGCTCCGTGTCCCGCTCGAGGAAGCAGAACTCGGTGCGGAGCAGTCCCACACCCTGCGCCTTCGCTTCGGCAGCCTTCACGGCGTCCTTCGCTCCACCGACGTTGGCCAGCAGGGGAACCTCGTGCCCGTCCGCGGTCACGCCCACGCCGTCGAACACCGTGAGTGCCGCCGCGGCGGTCCGATAGGCCTCGGCTGCGGCCTCCTCCTCCGCCCCGGGGTCGAGCGAGATGCTCCCGGCCGCTCCGTCCACGAAGACGACCGTCCCGTCGGCGATGTCGTCGACGCCGGACGCGGCCACGACGGCGGGAAGCCCGAGCGAGCGGGCGATGATGGCCGTGTGCGACTGCGGACCGCCGCCCGAGGTGACGAGGGCGAGGACCTGCGCGGGGTCCAGGGTGGCCGTGTCGGCAGGGGCGAGGTCCTCGGCGACGAGGATGAAGGGCGTGTCCGACGACGGGATGCCCGGCGCGGGCAGCCCCCGGAGTTCGGCGACGATCCGGGACCGCACATCGAGGACGTCGGCGGTGCGCTCGGCCATGTAGCCGCCCAGGTTGTGGAGCATCTCGGCGACGGACGCTCCCGCCTCCCAGACCGCGCGGGCGGGGGAGCTGCCGTTGTTGATCAGCTTGGTCGCGGACTTCAGCAGCATGGGGTCCGCCGCCATGAGCGACGTCGCCTGCAGGACGGCCTGCGCGTCGCCCTTGGCGATCCCCGCCCTGCGCTTGAGCTCCTCCTGGACGGCCTTCGACGCGGCCTTCAGGGCGGCGACGGCCTCCTCAGGAGCATCGGGGGCGTGGCGTTCACCCGGGGGAGGTTCGCTGACCGATTTCGGCATATGGCGGATAGGGCCGATCACGCGTCCGGGGCTCACTCCGACCCCTGCGAAATTCTCCATCGAACGTCCTCGTTTCCTTGCCGTGTGGTCTCGGTCTAGCACCATTGTGCCGCCTGAGGCAAAAACTTTTGTGACCCAGTTCATATAACGCTGCTATAGGTGCTACGGTAGCAGGCATGAAAAAAGTAGGCGAACCAGCGCCTAAGGTTCGGCTCCTCAGGGCGGCAGCGGCACTGCTCGCCGAGTCCAACGGCGAGACCGTATCGACCCGGCAGATCACCCAGGCTGCCCGGGTCACTGCTCCAACCCTGTACCACCACTTCGGTGACAAGGAGGGCCTGTTCGACGCCGTCGTCGCCGAGGGTTTCTCCGAGTACCTCGACGCCGAGAGAAGCCTCCCGACGTCGGGACAGCCCATCGAGGACCTCCGGATGCACTGGGACAACCACGTGCAGTTCGGCCTCGACCACCCGCACCTCTACCTGGTGATGTTCGGCAACATCCAGCCCGAGCGCCGGCCGTCGATGGTGGCCAGCGCGGAGGCGTTCCTCGAGGAGGTGCTGGGGCGGGCGGCCGCTGCAGCCCGCCTCGTGGTGTCACCGCACGAAGCCGCGCGCAGCATGCTCGCCGCCAACATCGGCGTCACGCTCATGCTGATCGCGGAACCGGCGGCGAAGCGCAACCTCGAGTTGTCCGCCATGACCCGGGAGGCGGTGATCTCGGCCGTGGCCACGGATTCCGAGGCCGATCCCACCACGGACACGGAGGGAACGCCCTCGGTGGTCGTGGCGGCCATAGCGCTCAACGCCGCGCTGCAGTCCTCGCATCCCGACCAGCTCTCCAGTTCGGAACTGAAGCTCTTCCTCGAATGGCTCCAGCGCATCTCCAGCCGGTCGGCAAGCTGACGCTTCTCCCTCACAATCCATCCCTTCCCGCAGAGCTGCGGGGACAACGGTAAGGAAAAAAGTGGCAACACAACTAGAAGCGAGGTCCGGCACCAGCGCCCGGGTCCGCGTGCAGAAATTCGGGACGTTCCTGTCCGGGATGATCATGCCCAACATCGGCGCCTTCATCGCCTGGGGTATCGTCACGGCCCTCTTCATCGAGAAGGGCTGGCTGCCCGTTCCGCAACTGGGCGGATACGGCGAGACCGACGGCGTGGCGAACGTCGGGCTCGTAGGACCGATGATCACCTACCTGCTGCCCCTCCTGATCGCCTACACCGGCGGCCGGATGGTCTACGACGTGCGCGGCGGCGTCGTGGGTTCGATCGCCACCATGGGCGTGAT includes:
- a CDS encoding SRPBCC family protein, whose amino-acid sequence is MTTKVEETVVVNLPVTTVYNQWTQFEEFPHFMGGIKQITQLSDDRLEWVAEIGGIRRQWEARILEQVPDRKVSWAATEGATNAGTVSFEDLGGTTRVNLVLEYEPEGLVEKVGDKLNVVENQAKADLQKFKTFIESESYSTGAWRGTVAGQPGTPTVEDAEQSRGDSGKAGVSGKVAAGVGLAAAATVAGVAAAAANKGKEEETETEVSTVPVTETAPVAPETSIPATTPVVSDTDIDAVPAVDGIPGTGVPSDSQGLQDDTLTDGDPINRRGTL
- a CDS encoding nuclear transport factor 2 family protein, whose protein sequence is MECTEVIRRYWSSVWSRDWKAVGQVLAEDVEVFWPVTREVIRGRDNMVAVNSERPNGWSIDVLNVYSAGEVVVSEVQVPQEDVGIFRVVSIWTVADGVISSGREYWTLYGGEEGRDWRRRYADVGDLPS
- a CDS encoding sugar phosphate isomerase/epimerase family protein; the encoded protein is MTPNERLSINQATIKYAPLREALRVTADAGITSIGLWRDSVEAASLPEAARLLADSGLRFSSLCRGGFFTVPEGRARRAAMDDNRRAIEETAQLAAAGAAGSAAVLVMVAGGIPQGSKDLAGARAMVQDALGELAADAQAAGVTLALEPLHPMYASDRAVISTLKQALDLASPFSSSVVGVVVDTFHVWWDPELFEQVARAGAEGRIASYQVCDWKTPLAADVLLSRHYPGDGVIDFAAITHAVKAAGYAGDIEVELFNQDIWDTPSADAIARTIEGFEANVALHLGSLSGDARP
- a CDS encoding dihydrodipicolinate synthase family protein, with the translated sequence MITLVDAAGTVSAVELRPAPSFSKPTAPLSSRTVYAAAHVVPRTTAENVPGAAADLDWDATLAFRHHLWSWGLGVADAMDTAQRNMGLDPAATRELIARSAAEARSVGGALVAGVNTDHVEDPVISLDAVIDAYKDQLHFTEDAGASVVLMASRHLARAARTAEDYQRVYSEVLAAAGAPVILHWLGSAFDPELGTYFGSADTDTASSTLLKIIANSPDKVAGVKMSLLDADSERAVRAQLNAPARMFTGDDFNYVSLIGGDASGYSDALLGAFAALGPHASAAVQALDAGDPDAYARILGPTEALSRQIFAAPTFYYKTGVAFLSWLNGHQPGVGMVGGLHAARSLPHLSEIVRLANQCGALEQPELARDRWHALLRVSGVAA
- a CDS encoding Gfo/Idh/MocA family protein translates to MSTRTIGIIMNGVSGRMGYRQHLVRSILAIRDQGGVLLSDGSRVQVEPILVGRNEAKLAELAAKHGIEHYSTDLDSVLADPTWEIYADFLVTKARSAAIRKAIAAGKAIYTEKPTAETAADALELANLAEAAGIKNGVVHDKLYLPGMQKLKRLVDSGFFGRILSVRGEFGYWVFEGGWQDAQRPSWNYRTEDGGGIVVDMFPHWSYVLENLFGKVESVYARAVTHIDERVDEQGHPYRATADDAAYAVFELEGGIVAQLNSSWTVRVNRDELVQFQVDGTHGSAVVGLFGCKIQPRNATPKPVWNPDLEDTHDYDADWIDVPTNEVFENGFKTQWEEFLRHVLEDGPHPYDFLAGARGMYLAEQGLESSRSGRRLELQDVRTAVLPLEEAVTLA
- a CDS encoding GAF and ANTAR domain-containing protein, which produces MDPYPPSNELGATLGRIRGLVLTQETAQHAVDLLAQVAQETTPNASGAGVSLIHEAQRTSVGATDALVRTADDLQYGLGEGPCLTAWSTRSPVTIEDTSIDQRFPRWSAAAAEAGVRSCFSVPLLRGRDSLGAMKVYSTVPAAFDDADRARLTSLSVAASALLGHVQTSETSTRISSELRGSLRSRDLVGIAKGILMQREGLTEAEALAALTARARSTGIPFGQLTADIVNGHGSPGGRGAL
- a CDS encoding LacI family DNA-binding transcriptional regulator, giving the protein MSAPASKSPATLHDVAREAGVSLATASRSLNGSARKVNEDYRQRVLEAAQRLGYTTNLFAQAVAKGSTTTVALLVADIADPYFSSIAAGVIDAASEERLVVTIAVTGRDAQRELDTVRALRGQRPRVMILAGSRTTGAAFEVQLRSELSSFEDTGGKVAFISQDAAPFATVLLDNRGGARNLAVALAELGYRDFAVIAGPAEIRTAQERLEGFSEGLAEHGISLPAERIIHSDFTRDGGYRGAQDLLASGARVDLVFAVNDVMAVGVVSALRDAGIAPGEGIGVAGFDDIPTVRDITPALTTVRIPLEDVGRRALQLATGSAHGASDAGGGPEPIPTETIIRGSTPRR